The proteins below are encoded in one region of Sulfolobus sp. A20:
- a CDS encoding transporter, producing the protein MISLIKVSLKLNRISYNPVLFILSYSIPTFVLVYPSFFIPMLAKHFPYWEAFLLLSLPFLGRVFGSVLYQFFRSYTIPFILLSLLTFLQSNLLLIFPVRFLIGVLFGLLTSYAVDNAVKSSNNLILGLTTGGWSIGWVLSYIAYQFLHSFYEINLFASVLILSLSFLGIGQPLKVLKARVNFSFPKVSSVLIYLSALTPAFALEVIPSILEKINLTWLILPAYVLSIIAYLGLPIIGQRMGIRKCVIVTMIVMLLSGLSTFLLYPYMLLPFTIFGLGILSIVPKYLDLRGEKSERLGMALNIGSIAGIAIPTLYSLFPITPESFLIASSLMIFIL; encoded by the coding sequence ATGATTAGCTTAATTAAAGTCTCATTAAAGCTAAATCGTATCTCCTATAATCCAGTTTTGTTCATTTTATCCTATTCAATTCCTACATTCGTATTGGTCTATCCGTCATTTTTTATACCTATGCTAGCTAAACATTTTCCTTATTGGGAGGCTTTTTTGTTATTATCCTTACCATTTTTGGGTAGGGTTTTTGGTTCAGTGCTCTATCAATTCTTTAGATCTTACACTATACCCTTTATCTTACTTTCTTTACTGACGTTTTTGCAGTCTAATTTATTGTTAATATTTCCAGTTAGGTTTCTCATAGGGGTTCTCTTTGGTCTATTAACTAGTTATGCTGTCGATAACGCTGTGAAGAGTAGTAACAATTTGATACTCGGGTTAACTACTGGAGGCTGGAGTATTGGGTGGGTTTTATCTTATATAGCGTATCAATTCCTACACTCCTTTTATGAGATTAACCTATTCGCTAGTGTTTTAATATTATCCTTATCCTTCTTAGGCATTGGGCAACCATTAAAGGTTCTCAAAGCTAGAGTGAACTTTTCATTTCCTAAAGTCTCGTCTGTTCTAATTTACTTGTCAGCCTTGACTCCCGCATTTGCGTTAGAAGTAATTCCCAGCATACTAGAGAAGATTAATTTAACATGGCTCATTTTACCAGCTTATGTTTTATCAATAATAGCCTACTTGGGGTTACCAATTATTGGTCAGAGAATGGGTATTAGAAAGTGTGTAATAGTCACGATGATAGTTATGTTACTGTCGGGACTATCTACTTTCTTACTTTATCCTTATATGTTATTACCCTTTACAATTTTTGGATTAGGTATTCTGTCGATCGTACCCAAGTATTTAGACTTGAGGGGTGAAAAGAGTGAAAGATTGGGAATGGCACTAAATATTGGTTCAATAGCCGGTATCGCAATTCCTACATTATACTCATTGTTTCCAATTACACCGGAATCGTTTCTAATAGCTTCATCTTTAATGATATTTATATTATGA
- a CDS encoding putative integrase, with translation MGYRVFSAGQYKIRQRGDKYYVYFIEKDDRGKVKEHYVGPLADVVEFYVRNGGSGALPHSAGDGI, from the coding sequence ATGGGTTATAGAGTTTTCTCTGCAGGGCAATACAAAATACGTCAGAGAGGGGATAAGTATTATGTTTACTTTATAGAGAAGGACGATAGGGGTAAGGTAAAGGAGCATTACGTTGGTCCTTTAGCTGACGTGGTTGAGTTTTACGTTAGAAATGGGGGGAGTGGGGCACTCCCCCACAGTGCGGGGGACGGGATTTGA